A single genomic interval of Coccidioides posadasii str. Silveira chromosome 1, complete sequence harbors:
- the NDE1_1 gene encoding NADH:ubiquinone oxidoreductase (EggNog:ENOG410PIRG~COG:Z~BUSCO:6723at33183) encodes MPNATPSSPPNNFTSSDEAIAYYKAQYEQLELELTEFQASSRELETELEKDIEASEKRERKLKEKVESLGYEVEEWKTKYKQAKSEANSAQNTLQKEITTLRESNRSLQLKLRDIEVANDDFERQARHTTSSLEDLESKYNVAIERGVLLEEEIKNGEQERESLRIENQRLRDELSDLKVETHIVQEKLRKAEGFKRRGRDFSISSSISILHPLEDAERSPTATSTSSPSIATPPAKSVSSVNSDAVTPPSPPCSERSNDVRKVPATPTLSRPRTSISELKSFQKPSPQSRPPRHSRGPPVPPTNKQNTPTLYYRRSSTNPPSSNNAMPKSGSLYQIRGLIGKMQKLEERVHSARSRLPAPTGTPPKVSPRTSTILGQTYLPSTVTMRNARKRVSSGLAGSRNSDATPSRASRGSFGLPQPTPSRSRNADSRPSSRTSASSRYSASQGSGPIPFRRSESRQSFTRPPITSQTPPTESDGRRPRSSLSNYNPSTNMSYIDEDDANITTPTPRPGGVNGREFPPTSIPTPASHRKRQSGGSSVSGISHGRRISSSLDRREGEMLPPERRNEASALGETY; translated from the exons ATGCCTAACGCAACGCCCTCCTCACCACCAAACAATTTCACGTCTTCCGACGAAGCCATTGCCTACTACAAAGCTCAGTATGAACAGTTAGAACTGGAGTTGACCGAATTCCAAGCTTCCAGTCGAGAACTGGAGACCGAGCTTGAGAAAGATATCGAAGCGTCCGAGAAACGGGAAAGGAAGTTAAAGGAGAAGGTCGAAAGCTTAGGATACGAAGTGGAGGAATGGAAG ACGAAGTACAAGCAGGCCAAGTCGGAGGCAAACTCGGCGCAAAACACGCTGCAGAAAGAGATAACCACCCTCCGCGAATCGAATCGATCACTTCAACTGAAACTGCGTGATATCGAGGTTGCAAATGATGACTTCGAACGCCAGGCTCGTCATACCACATCTTCCCTCGAGGACCTTGAATCAAAGTACAACGTGGCGATAGAACGAGGAGTGCTtttggaagaagagattaaGAATGGAGAGCAGGAACGTGAATCGTTGCGCATTGAGAACCAACGCCTTCGTGATGAACTGTCCGATCTGAAAGTCGAAACTCACATCGTTCAGGAGAAGCTTCGCAAGGCGGAGGGCTTCAAGAGGAGGGGCAGGGATTTTTCAATCTCCTCAAGCATCTCCATTCTACATCCTCTCGAAGATGCAGAGCGCTCACCGACCGCGACCTCCACGTCCTCTCCTTCTATTGCAACCCCACCGGCAAAGTCCGTGTCCTCTGTAAATTCCGACGCCGTCACCCCGCCTTCGCCGCCTTGCTCCGAAAGGTCCAACGATGTGCGCAAGGTGCCGGCTACTCCAACGCTCTCTCGACCAAGGACGTCCATTTCGGAGCTGAAGTCGTTTCAGAAACCTTCTCCACAGTCACGACCCCCGCGACACTCCCGCGGGCCCCCAGTGCCTCCGACAAATAAACAGAACACGCCGACTTTGTATTATCGGCGGTCGAGCACAAACCCTCCCTCATCTAATAATGCGATGCCTAAGTCTGGCTCGCTGTACCAGATACGTGGTCTCATCGGCAAGATGCAAAAACTAGAGGAAAGGGTCCATTCAGCCAGGTCAAGGCTGCCCGCTCCCACTGGTACACCCCCAAAGGTATCTCCGAGGACGAGCACAATACTGGGTCAAACATATCTTCCTTCCACTGTCACAATGAGAAATGCAAGGAAGCGTGTGAGCAGCGGCCTTGCTGGCTCCCGGAACAGCGATGCTACACCATCTCGCGCCAGTCGGGGCTCATTTGGCCTGCCACAACCAACGCCATCTCGATCCCGTAATGCTGATAGCCGGCCGAGCAGTCGCACTAGCGCGTCTAGCCGTTATTCAGCCAGCCAGGGCTCTGGCCCTATCCCCTTTCGTCGGTCGGAAAGCCGCCAAAGTTTCACCAGACCGCCGATAACTTCGCAGACTCCCCCCACAGAATCAGACGGTAGACGGCCGAGGTCGTCGCTGAGCAACTACAACCCTTCAACCAACATGTCATACATAGACGAGGACGATGCGAACATCACGACCCCCACTCCCCGACCTGGCGGGGTCAACGGACGAGAGTTCCCACCAACAAGCATCCCTACACCGGCAAGCCATAGAAAGAGGCAGAGCGGGGGATCAAGTGTGTCCGGTATATCTCATGGACGGCGTATCAGCTCGAGTTTAGACCGCCGAGAAGGTGAAATGCTACCACCGGAGCGGAGAAATGAAGCCAGTGCATTAGGAGAGACATACTAG
- the TRS20 gene encoding TRAPP subunit (BUSCO:458554at4751~EggNog:ENOG410PNM4~COG:U~BUSCO:15013at33183), which translates to MSYYFTILSPSDSPLFSQAFGTSKGGGDGVPRFRFPDTSRYMNQFIVHASLDIVEEVQWTNGAMYLKHIDTYPPASAYVSAFMTGTGVRFLLLHQPLQPSPSSTLVGSTRASSSSIANNPTSPQTEEAVRQFMNEVYENWVKTIMNPFYRRGMEIKSPVFRSKVLAAGKKWL; encoded by the exons ATGTCTTATTATTTCACTATTTTATCACCAAGCGACTCGCCGCTTTTCAGTCAAGCTTTCGGCACCTCCAAGGGTGGCGGAGATGGAGTCCCCAGGTTCCGATTCCCTGATACCTCAAGATATATGAACCAATTCATCGTGCACGCTAGTCTGGACATTGTGGAAGAAGTCCAGTGGACTAATGGAGCCAT GTACCTAAAGCATATCGATACCTACCCACCGGCATCAGCCTACGTTTCCGCTTTTATGACTGGCACCGGAGTGCGATTCCTCCTTCTCCATCAGCCTCTCCAACCTTCGCCTTCTTCAACGCTCGTCGGAAGCACACGTGCGTCATCCTCGTCTATAGCAAACAATCCCACGTCCCCGCAGACGGAGGAAGCGGTACGACAATTTATGAATGAAGTGTATGAAAACTGGGTGAAGACAATTATGAATCCGTTTTATCGAAGGGGAATGGAAATCAAGAGCCCCGTATTTCGAAGTAAGGTGCTCGCGGCGGGGAAGAAGTGGTTATAG
- a CDS encoding uncharacterized protein (EggNog:ENOG410PKWK~COG:S~BUSCO:7571at33183), protein MAGSSAMADTTDLSLDAPSDLQDIPDISMDLLPPPEGTYPDRATLLASVQAHGKAHGYNVVVKSSSTPTEKKPGRTAKVWLRCDRGGQYRPRNGLTEETRKRKRTSRLMDCPFMMVAAGNPGIWTLTVLNPTHNHGPVTEKPRPAPQTRVKKGQVSSVPYDWPHDATFTPFTTALVLIDMQRDFCSPGGYMEFQGYDVSGAQILVPKLQRLLHAFRNAGFPVYHTREGHRSDLSTLSTRESFRSRNNPSGLGIGADGPLGRFLIRGEPGHDIIPELYPILGEPVIDKPGRGAFSHTDFELLLRNKGIRNLILTGLMTDVAVSTTMREASDRGFDCLLLEDGTMAHDPGSHVAVCESIKKEGGVFGATGKLDDIVRAVENFRTTTVKRLAPQMTAVA, encoded by the exons ATGGCCGGCAGCAGCGCCATGGCAGATACAACCGACTTGAGCTTGGATGCTCCTAGCGACCTCCAGGACATCCCCGACATCTCAATGGATTTACTTCCGCCACCGGAAGGTACATATCCCGACCGGGCTACTTTGTTAGCGTCTGTTCAAGCTCATGGAAAGGCGCACGGATACAACGTAGTGGTCAAGTCCTCGAGCACTCCAACGGAGAAGAAGCCAGGCCGCACGGCAAAGGTGTGGCTGCGATGTGATCGTGGTGGTCAATACAGACCCCGGAATGGCCTCACTGAGGAGACCCGAAAACGGAAAAGAACGTCTCGCCTTATGGACTGTCCATTCATGATGGTTGCTGCAGGAAATCCGGGAATATGGACGCTCACGGTTTTGAACCCAACCCACAACCACGGCCCAGTGACCGAAAAACCCCGACCGGCTCCTCAGACCAGGGTCAAGAAAGGTCAAGTCAGCTCGGTTCCTTATGATTGGCCACACGATGCGACCTTTACTCCATTCACCACGGCGCTGGTTCTCATTGATATGCAGCGAGATT TTTGTTCGCCTGGAGGTTATATGGAATTCCAGGGTTATGATGTCAGTGGAGCCCAGATTCTTGTTCCCAAATTACAACGGCTTTTGCATGCATTCCGAAATGCTGGATTTCCGGTTTATCATACACGTGAAG GTCATCGAAGTGATCTCTCCACCCTCTCAACCCGAGAAAGCTTCCGGTCTCGTAACAATCCCTCAGGTCTTGGAATAGGTGCAGATGGCCCTCTTGGTAGGTTCTTGATTCGCGGGGAACCAGGGCATGATATCATTCCAGAGCTGTACCCTATTCTAGGCGAACCAGTGATAGATAAACCTGGCCGTGGGGCTTTTTCACATACCGACTTTGAACTACTTCTACGAAACAAAGGCATAAGGAATCTTATTCTTACTGGCCTAATGACGGACGTGGCCGTCTCCACCACAATGAGAGAGGCTAGTGATCGTGGGTTTGACTGTCTTCTTTTGGAGGATGGAACTATGGCACACGACCCAGGCTCCCATGTAGCTGTGTGCGAATCGATCAAAAAAGAGGGTGGTGTCTTTGGCGCCACTGGCAAACTGGACGATATCGTTCGCGCTGTGGAAAACTTCAGAACCACTACTGTCAAAAGGCTTGCTCCACAAATGACCGCGGTAGCGTGA
- the ACC1 gene encoding acetyl-coenzyme-A carboxylase (EggNog:ENOG410PH59~COG:I~BUSCO:63at33183) — protein sequence MPEITNGHGSSYAAKHNIPSHFIGGNSLEVAPPGAVKDFVAQHDGHSVITSVLIANNGIAAVKEIRSVRKWAYDTFGDERAIQFTVMATPEDLQANADYIRMADRYVEVPGGTNNNNFANVELIVDVAERTGVHAVWAGWGHASENPKLPESLAASPKKIIFIGPPGSAMRSLGDKISSTIVAQHAGVPCIPWSGSGVDEVTIDDNGIVTVEDDIYDRGCTHSPQEGLEKARAIGFPVMVKASEGGGGKGIRKVEREDDFINLYNAAASEIPGSPIFIMKLAGNARHLEVQLLADQYGNNISLFGRDCSVQRRHQKIIEEAPVTIAKSSTFQAMERAAVRLGKLVGYVSTGTVEYLYSHADDKFYFLELNPRLQVEHPTTEMVTGVNLPAAQLQIAMGIPLHRIRDIRLLYGVDVNTSSEIDFDFSNEESLKAQRRPQPKGHTTACRITSEDPGEGFKPSSGTMHELNFRSSSNVWGYFSVGTSGGIHNFSDSQFGHIFAYGENRSASRKHMVMALKELSIRGDFRTTVEYLIKLLETPAFEDNTITTGWLDELITKKLTAERPDSVIAVICGAVTKAHVASEACIAEYKKGLEKGQVPSKDVLKTVFTIDFIYEDVRYKFTATRASLDSYHLFINGSKCLVGVRALADGGLLVLLNGRSHNVYWKDEAAATRLSVDGKTCLLEQENDPTQLRTPSPGKLVHYTVENGAHVKSGEVFAGIEVMKLYMPLVAQEDGVVQFIKQPGATLQAGDILGILTLDDPSKVKHAQPFLGQMPDMGLPQVVGSKPPQRFRLLHNILQDILLGFDNQVIMSGTLAELVEVLRDPDLPYGEWNAHVSALHSRMPQKLDAQLTQVIEKSKARKADFPAAQLMKTFTRFLDENVAPADVEILKATLAPLVQVIQDYTEGLRAHEYNVIAALLEQYWNVEHLFAQRNIRDEDAILKLRDEHKDDIMNVIQTVISHTKVGGKNNLVLAILETYRPNKPTTPNVGKYLKPILKKLAELESRPCSKVALKARELLIQCALPSLEERMAQMEHILRSSVVQSKYGETGWDHREPDLDVLKEVVDSKYTVFDVLPLFFGHQDQWVSLAALEVYVRRAYRAYDLQGVQYHNDQEIPFFISWDFVLRKVPQAEFGMNTALSNPSVPSTPTTENNPFKKISSISDMSYLVNKGANEPVRKGVLIPAQYFDEIEEVLSRALEVFPRADRVQRPGSNNALELAAKRKPQPRPENDELVGVCNIAIRDMEGLDDKEVAARLSKIVSDFKDDLQSRCVRRITFVCGHGDGTYPGYFTFRGPAYDEDESIRHSEPALAFQLELGRLSKFNISPVFTENRNIHVYEAIGKGPAKEATADKRYFTRAVVRPGRLRDDIPTAEYLISEADNLMNDILDALEIIGNNNSDLNHIFINFTPVFQLQPSDVEQALAGFLERFGRRLWRLRVTGAEIRILCTDPTTGMAYPLRVVITNTSGYIIQVEMYVERKSEKGEWVFHSIGGTTKVGSMHLRPVTTPYPTKEWLQPKRYKAHLMGTQYVYDFPELFRQAFQNAWIDAIASQPSLAEKRPPQGGCIDYSELVLDDSDNLVEVSREPGTNTHGMVGWIVTARTPEYPHGRRFIVVANDITYQIGSFGPLEDKFFHKCTELARKLGVPRIYLSANSGARIGMAEELMPLFSVAWNDPKKPEAGFKYLYLTPEVKKKLDERKSKDVITELVHEDGEDRYKITTIIGAKDGLGVECLRGSGLIAGATSRAYEDIFTITLVTCRSVGIGAYLVRLGNRAIQVEGQPIILTGAPAINKLLGREVYTSNLQLGGTQIMYKNGVSHMTANDDFEGVQKIVQWMSFIPDRKGSPIPIRPSSDPWDRDITYYPPKQTYDVRWLIGGKEDEEGYLSGLFDKGTFQETLGGWARTVVVGRARLGGIPMGVIAVETRSVDNITPADPANPDSMEMVTTEAGGVWYPNSAFKTAQALKDFNFGEQLPVMILANWRGFSGGQRDMYNEVLKYGSYIVDALVKYEQPIFVYIPPFGELRGGSWVVIDPTINPDQMEMYADEESRGGVLEPEGIVGIKYRREKQLETMARLDPIYGELRRSFQDASLSAEQLSEIKNKMTERENQLLPVYLQIALQFADLHDRAGRMEAKGTIRKPLQWKNARRFFYWRLRRRLSEELILKRMASVSAESQVGSPESSRSPSPTSSPGPAKPTLREKNLLMLRSWTGLLDKDFEDEDRKVALWYEENKKVLYEKVESMKTNSVAMQVAQLLMGDKEGGLKGVQQVLSMLPLEEKESVLKYLSSS from the exons ATGCCTGAGATCACGAACGGTCATGGCAGCTCATATGCTGCAAAGCATAATATCCCATCACATTTCATCGGCGGTAACAGCTTAGAGGTAGCGCCACCGGGGGCTGTCAAGGACTTTGTTGCTCAGCACGATGGTCACTCCGTCATTACCTCA GTCTTGATTGCAAACAACGGCATTGCTGCCGTTAAGGAGATCAGATCGGTCCGGAAATGGGCCTATGACACATTCGGTGATGAACGCGCAATTCAATTCACAGTGATGGCAACCCCGGAGGACCTTCAGGCGAATGCGGACTATATCCGCATGGCCGATAGATATGTGGAA GTTCCCGGAGGTACCAATAACAACAATTTTGCTAATGTCGAGCTCATTGTCGATGTTGCAGAGAGAACAGGAGTTCATGCAGTCTGGGCCGGCTG ggGACATGCTTCGGAAAATCCAAAACTGCCAGAATCGTTAGCCGCCTCTCCTAAGAAGATTATCTTCATTGGCCCGCCAGGATCAGCCATGAGATCCCTTGGTGACAAGATCTCTTCTACCATCGTTGCACAACATGCCGGAGTCCCGTGCATTCCATGGTCCGGTTCGGGAGTTGACGAGGTTACGATTGACGACAATGGCATTGTTACCGTCGAAGATGACATCTACGATCGAGGATGCACACATTCTCCTCAGGAAGGCTTAGAAAAAGCTAGAGCTATCGGCTTTCCAGTGATGGTTAAAGCGTCCGAAGGTGGCGGCGGAAAAGGTATTCGCAAAGTGGAAAGGGAGGATGATTTCATCAATCTCTACAACGCCGCTGCCAGTGAAATTCCCGGTTCGCCCATTTTtatcatgaaacttgctgGGAATGCCAGGCATTTAGAGGTCCAATTGCTGGCCGATCAGTATGGAAATAATATTTCGCTTTTCGGCAGAGACTGCTCCGTCCAGCGCCGTCACCAAAAGATCATCGAAGAGGCACCTGTCACGATTGCGAAATCTTCTACTTTCCAGGCGATGGAACGCGCCGCCGTGAGACTCGGCAAACTCGTCGGATATGTCTCGACTGGTACTGTGGAATACTTGTATTCCCATGCCGATGACAAGTTCTACTTCCTAGAGCTAAACCCTCGTCTCCAAGTCGAACATCCAACCACTGAGATGGTCACTGGTGTTAATTTGCCAGCTGCTCAGCTTCAAATTGCCATGGGTATTCCCTTACACCGTATCAGAGATATTCGCCTTCTCTATGGTGTCGATGTCAATACCAGTTCCGAAATCGATTTTGATTTCTCGAATGAGGAAAGTCTCAAAGCTCAGCGGCGTCCTCAGCCAAAGGGACACACAACGGCCTGCCGTATTACTTCTGAGGATCCTGGCGAAGGCTTTAAGCCGTCCAGTGGCACGATGCACGAGCTCAACTTCCGAAGCAGCTCTAACGTATGGGGTTATTTTTCCGTTGGAACTTCTGGTGGAATTCATAACTTCTCCGATTCCCAGTTCGGCCACATTTTTGCCTATGGAGAAAATCGATCCGCGTCAAGGAAACATATGGTTATGGCCTTGAAGGAACTGAGCATTCGTGGTGACTTTAGAACGACCGTCGAGTATTTAATCAAACTCCTGGAAACGCCTGCCTTTGAAGATAACACAATTACTACTGGCTGGCTTGATGAACTTATCACTAAGAAGCTAACAGCTGAGCGCCCGGACTCCGTGATTGCTGTTATTTGTGGAGCTGTGACCAAAGCCCATGTCGCGAGTGAAGCCTGCATTGCAGAATACAAAAAGGGTCTCGAAAAGGGTCAAGTTCCTTCAAAAGATGTCCTAAAGACTGTATTCACGATCGATTTTATCTACGAAGACGTCCGATACAAGTTTACCGCAACTAGAGCAAGCTTAGACAGCTATCATCTATTTATCAACGGATCAAAATGCTTGGTTGGCGTCCGTGCTCTTGCTGACGGGGGTTTGCTTGTTTTGTTGAATGGGCGAAGTCACAACGTGTACTGGAAAGACGAAGCTGCTGCTACACGCTTAAGTGTCGATGGCAAAACTTGTCTCCTGGAACAAGAAAATGATCCCACACAGCTTAGAACGCCCAGCCCAGGTAAGCTGGTGCATTATACGGTAGAAAATGGGGCGCATGTCAAATCCGGTGAAGTCTTTGCTGGAATCGAGGTTATGAAGTTGTACATGCCCTTGGTTGCGCAAGAAGATGGCGTTGTCCAATTCATCAAACAACCAGGTGCTACCTTGCAGGCTGGTGATATTCTCGGAATCCTCACGTTGGATGACCCATCCAAGGTGAAACATGCACAGCCATTCCTCGGGCAGATGCCAGATATGGGTCTTCCTCAAGTCGTGGGCAGCAAACCTCCGCAGCGATTCCGGCTTCTTCACAATATCTTGCAAGACATCCTTCTCGGCTTCGATAACCAGGTGATCATGTCTGGTACGCTTGCAGAGTTGGTCGAGGTGCTGAGAGACCCGGATTTGCCATATGGTGAATGGAACGCGCATGTTTCCGCTCTTCATTCCCGGATGCCGCAAAAACTTGACGCGCAGCTTACTCAGGTTATCGAAAAGTCCAAGGCCCGAAAGGCCGACTTCCCTGCTGCCCAGTTGATGAAGACCTTCACTCGCTTCTTGGATGAAAACGTAGCTCCTGCCGATGTTGAAATCCTCAAGGCTACGCTTGCTCCTCTGGTCCAAGTAATCCAGGACTACACTGAAGGCTTGAGAGCCCATGAGTACAATGTGATCGCTGCCCTTTTGGAGCAATATTGGAATGTGGAACACCTCTTCGCCCAGAGAAACATCCGTGATGAAGACGCGATCCTGAAGCTTCGAGATGAACACAAGGATGACATTATGAATGTAATTCAAACCGTTATCTCCCACACCAAAGTTGGCGGAAAGAATAACTTGGTACTGGCAATTCTTGAGACATACCGGCCAAACAAACCGACTACGCCAAATGTCGGGAAATACTTGAAACCGATATTGAAAAAATTGGCGGAACTTGAATCAAGGCCTTGTTCCAAGGTTGCACTCAAAGCACGCGAACTTCTCATTCAATGTGCTCTACCGTCGTTGGAAGAGCGTATGGCTCAGATGGAGCACATCCTACGATCTTCGGTCGTTCAGTCGAAGTACGGAGAAACAGGATGGGACCACAGGGAACCAGATCTCGATGTCCTTAAGGAAGTTGTCGACTCAAAGTATACCGTTTTTGATGTCCTTCCTCTGTTCTTTGGCCACCAGGACCAGTGGGTATCGTTGGCTGCTTTGGAAGTCTACGTTCGTCGGGCTTACCGAGCTTACGACCTCCAAGGCGTTCAATATCATAATGACCAGGAGATTCCATTCTTCATTTCTTGGGATTTCGTTCTGCGAAAGGTACCTCAGGCAGAGTTCGGGATGAATACCGCACTTTCAAACCCCTCTGTTCCGAGCACCCCAACGACAGAAAACAATCCGTTTAAGAAAATCAGTTCCATAAGCGATATGTCGTATTTGGTCAATAAGGGTGCAAATGAGCCGGTGCGAAAAGGTGTGCTCATTCCTGCCCAGTACTTCGATGAGATCGAAGAGGTACTCTCTCGAGCTCTAGAGGTATTCCCTCGTGCCGACCGTGTCCAGAGGCCGGGCTCCAACAACGCCCTCGAGCTAGCTGCCAAGAGAAAACCTCAGCCACGCCCCGAAAATGACGAACTGGTTGGAGTTTGTAACATCGCTATTCGCGACATGGAAGGACTAGACGACAAAGAAGTCGCTGCCCGTCTCAGCAAGATTGTGTCTGACTTCAAGGATGATCTGCAGTCTCGTTGCGTCCGCAGAATAACATTCGTCTGTGGGCATGGCGACGGAACCTACCCCGGATACTTCACCTTCAGGGGTCCTGCATACGACGAAGATGAAAGCATTCGCCACAGCGAACCTGCATTGGCTTTCCAGCTAGAACTCGGCCGACTGTCCAAATTCAATATCAGTCCTGTGTTCACCGAAAACAGGAATATCCATGTTTATGAAGCAATCGGTAAAGGACCTGCCAAAGAGGCCACCGCTGACAAGCGTTACTTCACCCGTGCTGTTGTACGACCAGGCCGGTTACGCGATGATATCCCCACTGCTGAGTACCTGATCTCCGAAGCCGATAACCTCATGAACGACATTTTGGATGCCCTGGAGATCATTGGGAACAATAACTCCGACTTGAACCACATTTTCATTAACTTCACCCCTGTCTTCCAACTGCAGCCATCGGATGTGGAACAAGCTCTTGCAGGTTTCTTGGAGCGCTTCGGCCGGCGACTTTGGCGCCTGCGCGTAACCGGAGCAGAAATTCGAATTCTCTGTACTGACCCTACCACTGGCATGGCATATCCTCTCCGTGTAGTGATTACGAATACATCCGGCTATATCATCCAAGTTGAGATGTACGTGGAAAGAAAATCGGAGAAGGGAGAGTGGGTGTTTCACAGCATTGGTGGTACCACCAAGGTTGGATCTATGCACCTTCGGCCGGTCACGACGCCATACCCCACAAAAGAGTGGCTTCAGCCTAAACGTTACAAAGCTCATCTGATGGGAACGCAATACGTGTATGATTTCCCAGAACTGTTCAGACAAGCTTTCCAGAATGCCTGGATCGACGCTATAGCCAGCCAGCCCAGCCTTGCTGAAAAACGACCTCCCCAGGGTGGTTGTATTGATTACAGTGAGCTTGTCCTCGACGATTCTGATAACTTGGTTGAAGTGTCACGAGAGCCCGGAACCAATACCCATGGTATGGTTGGGTGGATCGTCACAGCCAGAACTCCGGAATATCCTCATGGCAGGCGCTTCATCGTTGTTGCCAACGATATCACCTATCAAATTGGCTCGTTCGGACCATTGGAAGATAAATTCTTCCACAAATGTACTGAACTCGCTAGGAAATTAGGTGTTCCGCGAATTTACCTGTCTGCCAACTCGGGTGCTCGTATCGGCATGGCGGAAGAATTGATGCCACTCTTCTCTGTTGCTTGGAACGATCCCAAGAAGCCGGAGGCTGGCTTCAAGTATCTCTACCTGACTCCAGAAGTTAAGAAGAAGCTGGATGAGCGAAAGTCGAAAGATGTCATCACCGAACTTGTCCATGAAGACGGTGAAGATAGATACAAGATTACAACTATCATCGGCGCCAAGGATGGGTTGGGTGTCGAGTGCCTGAGAGGTTCTGGTCTTATCGCCGGAGCTACATCGAGAGCCTACGAAGATATTTTCACGATCACTCTCGTGACTTGCCGCTCCGTTGGTATCGGTGCTTATCTCGTTCGTCTCGGTAACCGTGCTATCCAGGTTGAAGGACAACCCATTATTCTAACAGGTGCTCCTGCCATCAATAAACTTCTTGGTCGAGAAGTCTATACGTCCAATCTGCAACTTGGTGGGACGCAAATCATGTACAAGAATGGCGTTTCTCATATGACCGCCAACGACGATTTTGAAGGTGTCCAGAAGATTGTCCAGTGGATGTCCTTCATTCCTGATCGCAAGGGCTCGCCAATTCCAATTCGACCAAGCTCGGATCCATGGGATCGTGACATTACCTACTACCCACCTAAACAAACGTATGATGTGCGATGGCTCATTGGTGGTAAGGAGGACGAAGAAGGCTATCTCTCCGGTCTCTTCGACAAGGGCACCTTCCAAGAAACTCTCGGAGGCTGGGCTAGGACAGTGGTGGTCGGCCGTGCGAGACTTGGTGGAATTCCAATGGGTGTAATTGCTGTCGAAACTCGTTCCGTGGATAACATTACTCCGGCAGATCCTGCTAATCCGGATTCTATGGAAATGGTCACAACTGAAGCTGGCGGCGTGTGGTACCCCAACTCCGCTTTCAAGACTGCTCAAGCTTTGAAGGACTTTAACTTCGGTGAACAACTTCCAGTCATGATCCTGGCCAACTGGCGTGGTTTCTCTGGTGGCCAGCGCGACATGTACAACGAGGTCTTGAAATACGGTTCCTACATTGTCGATGCTCTTGTAAAGTATGAGCAGCCTATCTTCGTTTATATCCCACCATTTGGCGAACTTCGTGGTGGCTCGTGG GTCGTTATCGATCCTACCATCAACCCTGATCAAATGGAGATGTACGCCGATGAAGAATCGCGTGGTGGTGTCCTCGAACCTGAGGGTATCGTCGGCATCAAGTATCGTCGCGAGAAACAGCTAGAAACCATGGCTCGTCTCGACCCGATTTATGGAGAACTTAGGCGGTCGTTTCAGGACGCGTCACTGAGTGCCGAACAATTATCCGAAatcaagaacaagatgaCTGAGCGTGAAAACCAACTCCTTCCGGTTTATCTTCAAATTGCTCTCCAGTTTGCCGATCTACACGATCGTGCCGGTCGCATGGAGGCGAAGGGAACCATCCGCAAACCGCTTCAGTGGAAGAACGCGCGACGATTTTTCTATTGGCGTCTCCGTCGCCGTCTCAGCGAGGAACTCATTCTCAAGCGTATGGCATCTGTCAGCGCTGAATCCCAAGTTGGAAGCCCAGAATCGTCGAGAAGCCCGTCTCCTACCTCCTCACCCGGGCCAGCGAAGCCAACTCTGCGTGAGAAGAATCTTCTCATGCTCAGGTCTTGGACTGGCTTACTAGACAAGGACTTCGAGGATGAGGATCGCAAGGTTGCTCTTTGGTACGAGGAGAACAAGAAGGTCTTATACGAGAAGGTCGAATCCATGAAGACCAATAGTGTTGCAATGCAAGTTGCACAGTTATTGATGGGCGACAAGGAGGGTGGTCTGAAGGGAGTGCAGCAGGTGTTGAGCATGCTGCCACTCGAGGAGAAAGAATCCGTTTTGAAATACTTGAGCAGCTCTTAA